One Natator depressus isolate rNatDep1 chromosome 6, rNatDep2.hap1, whole genome shotgun sequence DNA window includes the following coding sequences:
- the CCDC197 gene encoding uncharacterized protein CCDC197 isoform X2 yields MIESQNRKRAPAWTEQEIWDLITVWGEESVLSELRSSFRNAKTFVKISQGMKDRGRNRDPKQCHMKLKELRQAYQKTREANGRSGSEPTTYRFYDELHAILGASATTTPAVLSDSFNGGGGNTEAGFGDEEADDDEVVDSSQQTSRETGFPDSQELFLTLDLEPVPPESTQGCLPNPPGGEGTSAACVSGITGSSPSQRLAKIRRQKKRTCDEMFSDLMLSSHADRAQMNAWRQTMSECRKAQNDQEKRWRAEESKWWAEERAEAERWWQRDERRQDSMLRLLEDQTNMLQRMVELQERQAEHRPRLQPLCNQPPSSPSSIASSPRRPRTPATQPLHPRGLPKQQKAGIQ; encoded by the exons atgatagagtcccagaatcgcaaaagagctccagcatggaccgaacaggagatatgggatctgatcactgtatggggagaggaatccgtgctatcagaactccgttccagttttcgaaatgccaaaacatttgtcaaaatctcccagggcatgaaggacagaggccgtaacagggacccgaagcagtgccacatgaaacttaaggagctgaggcaagcctaccagaaaaccagagaggcgaacggccgctccgggtcagagcccacaacataccgcttctatgatgagctgcatgccattttaggggcttcagccaccactaccccagccgtgttgtctgactccttcaatggaggtggaggcaacacggaagcaggttttggggacgaggaagctgatgatgatgaggttgtagatagctcacagcaaacaagcagagaaaccggctttcccgacagccaggaactgtttctcaccctggacctggagccagtaccccctgaatccacccaaggctgcctcccgaacccgccaggtggagaagggacatctg ctgcatgtgtttcagggatcacaggatcttctccttcccagaggctagcgaagattagaaggcaaaaaaaacgcacttgcgatgaaatgttctctgacctcatgctgtcctcccatgctgacagagcacagatgaatgcgtggaggcagacaatgtcagagtgcaggaaagcacaaaatgaccaggagaagaggtggcgggctgaagagagtaagtggtgggctgaagagagggctgaagctgaaaggtggtggcagcgtgatgagaggaggcaggattcaatgctgaggctgctggaggatcaaactaatatgctccagcgtatggttgagctgcaggaaaggcaggcaGAGCACAGACCGcggctacagcccctgtgtaaccaaccaccctcctccccaagttccatagcctcctcacccagacgcccaagaactccggccacccagccactccaccccagaggattgcccaagcaacagaaagctggcattcaataa